From the genome of Primulina eburnea isolate SZY01 chromosome 12, ASM2296580v1, whole genome shotgun sequence, one region includes:
- the LOC140806860 gene encoding UDP-glycosyltransferase 76C4-like, with translation ILEGTKKASGLIFNTFQDLEEPNIANLHEHFRLPTFLIGPFHKFFSAASSSLLTQDRSSIYWLDTQKTSSVLYVSFGSLAAMDEKNLIEVAWGLANSMQPFLWVVRPGLVQGSEWLESLPDEFLEVTGKRGYIVKWAPQQEVLSHPAVGGFWTHSGWNSILESICEGVPMICSSFFGDQTVNSRYINDVWKLGIKLECGFKREEIESAIRKIMLEREGQDIIERLVCLKEKIDGFSSTSVNALSDFISSFKPSVV, from the coding sequence ATACTTGAAGGAACAAAGAAAGCATCAGGCCTCATTTTCAACACCTTCCAAGATCTCGAAGAGCCAAATATAGCCAATCTTCATGAGCATTTTCGGCTACCCACGTTTTTAATCGGTCCGTTTCACAAATTCTTTTCCGCGGCCTCAAGCAGTTTGTTGACGCAAGACAGGAGCTCCATTTATTGGCTGGATACCCAAAAGACGAGTTCTGTTCTTTACGTAAGCTTCGGGAGTCTCGCGGCAATGGATGAAAAGAATCTAATTGAAGTGGCTTGGGGTCTGGCCAATAGTATGCAGCCATTCTTGTGGGTGGTCAGGCCTGGATTAGTCCAAGGCTCGGAGTGGCTCGAATCGTTACCGGATGAATTCTTGGAGGTTACTGGTAAAAGGGGATACATTGTCAAATGGGCACCTCAGCAAGAAGTGCTATCTCATCCTGCCGTTGGTGGATTTTGGACTCACAGCGGATGGAACTCCATTCTGGAGAGTATTTGTGAAGGTGTTCCGATGATTTGCTCGTCTTTCTTTGGAGATCAGACGGTCAATTCCCGATACATAAACGACGTCTGGAAACTTGGGATCAAATTGGAATGCGGGTTCAAAAGAGAGGAGATCGAATCAGCTATCAGAAAAATCATGCTTGAACGAGAAGGCCAAGATATCATAGAGAGACTCGTGTGTTTGAAGGAGAAAATCGATGGTTTTTCAAGCACGTCAGTGAATGCTTTATCTGATTTCATCTCCTCATTCAAGCCTTCTGTTGTTTGA